A portion of the Anoxybacillus gonensis genome contains these proteins:
- a CDS encoding NADH-quinone oxidoreductase subunit C, producing MDEKDLQQLKKEAAERAKQLAKERLAAKQAAEQTEPPLEGEEDLALAKKKAAAAAKAKAAALAKQKAAESGELSEEELAKKKAAAAAKAKAAALAKQKAAESGELSEEELAKKKAAAAAKAKAAALAKQKAAESGELSEEELAKKKAAAAAKAKAAAAAKAKSADVAEEKEEKPSPNQPYLDKYVKVIEEHLGKDVLENAYINRLSKDVPTLVVKKDTYFKVAEFLKYNEQLSFDYLSELHGTDFQTHMEVYVHLYSYKNRQSVALKVKIDRDQPVIDSLVPLWPGANWPECEAYDLLGIRFEGHPQLIRIFLGENWVGYPLRKDYEPYDMEG from the coding sequence ATGGATGAAAAAGATTTACAGCAACTAAAAAAAGAGGCGGCGGAACGGGCGAAACAATTAGCGAAAGAGCGTCTTGCGGCGAAGCAAGCAGCGGAACAAACTGAGCCTCCGCTCGAAGGTGAAGAAGACCTTGCGCTAGCGAAGAAAAAAGCAGCGGCAGCGGCGAAAGCAAAAGCCGCAGCGTTAGCGAAACAAAAAGCGGCAGAATCAGGGGAATTAAGCGAAGAAGAATTGGCGAAGAAAAAAGCAGCGGCAGCAGCGAAGGCGAAAGCCGCAGCGTTAGCGAAACAAAAAGCGGCAGAGTCAGGGGAATTAAGCGAAGAAGAATTGGCGAAGAAAAAAGCAGCGGCAGCAGCGAAAGCGAAAGCCGCAGCGTTAGCGAAACAAAAAGCGGCAGAGTCAGGGGAATTAAGCGAAGAAGAATTGGCGAAGAAAAAAGCGGCGGCAGCAGCGAAGGCGAAAGCCGCAGCGGCAGCAAAAGCAAAAAGTGCAGATGTCGCTGAAGAAAAAGAGGAAAAGCCGTCACCAAATCAGCCATATCTCGACAAATACGTTAAAGTCATTGAAGAACATCTCGGAAAAGATGTATTAGAAAACGCTTACATCAATCGTTTGTCGAAAGACGTGCCGACGCTCGTTGTAAAAAAAGATACATATTTTAAAGTGGCTGAGTTTTTAAAATATAATGAGCAGCTAAGTTTTGATTATTTATCAGAATTGCACGGAACAGACTTTCAAACGCATATGGAAGTGTATGTGCACTTATATTCGTATAAAAATCGCCAATCAGTTGCGTTGAAAGTAAAAATTGATCGCGATCAACCGGTCATTGACTCGCTCGTTCCGCTTTGGCCAGGAGCAAATTGGCCGGAGTGTGAGGCGTATGATTTGCTTGGCATTCGTTTTGAAGGTCATCCGCAACTCATTCGCATTTTCTTAGGGGAAAACTGGGTCGGCTATCCGCTTCGGAAAGATTACGAGCCGTACGATATGGAGGGTTAA
- the nuoK gene encoding NADH-quinone oxidoreductase subunit NuoK produces MNVPLSAYLVFALLLFCIGLYGALTKRNTVIVLICIELMLNAVNVNLVAFSKYGVNPGITGQVFSLFTITVAAAEAAVGLAILIALYRNRKTIHIDEVDSMKR; encoded by the coding sequence ATGAATGTACCGTTATCCGCCTATCTCGTATTTGCGCTTTTATTGTTTTGCATCGGATTGTACGGAGCGTTAACGAAACGCAATACAGTCATTGTGCTTATTTGTATCGAGCTCATGTTAAATGCCGTAAACGTCAACTTAGTTGCATTTAGCAAATACGGGGTAAATCCAGGCATTACAGGTCAAGTATTTTCGCTCTTTACCATTACTGTTGCCGCAGCGGAAGCAGCAGTCGGGTTAGCTATTTTAATTGCGTTATACCGCAATCGCAAAACGATTCATATTGATGAAGTCGATTCGATGAAACGATAA
- a CDS encoding NADH-quinone oxidoreductase subunit M, translating to MQPYFLSLLIFSPLLGILVLSLLSKEQEKAIKWLGVLATLPSLCLSLFAFWQYQNGYDISKLAEKRSWIQFGEFPFLKETDFTVAYELHVDGFALVMIVLTTVLATLAAIASMSIQKEWKGYFQLFLLLEIGMLGVFAASNLVLFFIFFELTLIPMFFLIGKWGYFEKEKAAYSYLIYNGLGSAVLLIVIAVLFARTGTSNIAELHHILTDPMAQTISPISDALRYGLFLALLIAFGVKLPIVPLHRWMLHVHVQAPPSVVMLHAGVLLKIGAFGLVRFAFGLFPGQFQQFSTWLIVLGVVNLLYGAFLALRQTDFKMVLAYSSVSHMGIVLIGLGSLTEAGIQGAIFQAVSHGFIAAFLFFFVGVMYERTRTTTLARLGGVAKTMPYVSGFILAGAMASLGLPGTSGFISEFMAFVGAFQAEPLLAAIGTLGIIMTAVYLLRAVLGMTFGQTKVTNVSDLRGIEWVPAISLLLLIVIIGVYPNVLAMPLQTTIETMMNGLGG from the coding sequence ATGCAGCCATACTTTTTATCGCTCTTAATTTTCTCCCCGCTTTTAGGCATACTCGTTCTTTCGCTCCTTTCGAAAGAACAAGAAAAAGCGATTAAATGGCTTGGTGTTTTAGCGACGTTGCCATCGTTATGTTTATCGTTATTTGCGTTTTGGCAATATCAAAACGGCTATGATATAAGCAAATTAGCGGAAAAACGGTCATGGATTCAATTTGGCGAGTTTCCATTTTTAAAGGAAACAGATTTTACTGTCGCATATGAACTTCATGTTGACGGTTTTGCACTTGTTATGATCGTTTTGACGACCGTTTTAGCAACGCTCGCTGCGATTGCTTCGATGTCCATTCAAAAAGAATGGAAAGGATATTTTCAACTATTTTTATTGCTTGAAATTGGTATGCTCGGCGTGTTTGCCGCAAGCAACCTTGTGCTCTTTTTCATCTTTTTCGAGCTGACGCTCATTCCGATGTTTTTCCTCATCGGAAAATGGGGATATTTCGAAAAAGAAAAAGCGGCATATAGCTATTTAATTTATAACGGGCTCGGTTCAGCCGTTTTATTGATCGTCATTGCCGTCTTGTTTGCGCGCACGGGCACATCGAATATCGCTGAGCTGCACCACATATTAACGGATCCGATGGCACAAACGATTTCGCCAATTTCCGACGCGCTTCGCTACGGGTTGTTTCTTGCGCTGCTCATCGCCTTTGGGGTCAAGCTACCAATCGTGCCGCTTCATCGCTGGATGTTGCACGTGCACGTACAAGCGCCACCATCTGTCGTTATGCTACACGCAGGAGTTTTGTTAAAAATTGGTGCTTTTGGTCTTGTTCGCTTTGCGTTCGGATTATTTCCCGGGCAATTCCAACAATTTTCGACATGGCTCATCGTTTTAGGTGTCGTCAACTTGTTGTACGGTGCGTTTTTAGCACTGAGACAAACCGATTTTAAAATGGTGCTTGCTTATTCGAGCGTGTCGCATATGGGCATTGTATTAATCGGGCTCGGTTCGCTCACTGAGGCAGGAATACAAGGAGCGATTTTCCAAGCGGTGTCACACGGATTTATCGCTGCGTTTTTATTCTTCTTCGTCGGTGTCATGTACGAAAGAACGCGCACGACGACGCTCGCTCGTTTAGGTGGGGTGGCGAAAACAATGCCTTATGTATCAGGATTTATTCTTGCTGGGGCGATGGCTTCGCTCGGTTTGCCAGGAACGTCTGGGTTTATTAGCGAATTTATGGCGTTCGTTGGCGCATTTCAAGCAGAACCTTTGCTCGCTGCGATCGGTACGCTCGGCATTATTATGACAGCTGTGTATTTATTACGTGCTGTTCTCGGCATGACATTCGGGCAAACAAAGGTGACAAACGTTTCCGATTTGCGTGGCATAGAATGGGTACCAGCGATTAGTTTACTGTTGCTTATTGTCATCATCGGGGTATATCCGAACGTCTTGGCGATGCCGCTACAAACGACGATTGAAACGATGATGAACGGGTTAGGGGGTTGA
- a CDS encoding NADH-quinone oxidoreductase subunit J codes for MSGQYLAFFVLALIALGGGVFMLNLNKVVHMVVALVFTFVSIAGIYVLLSAEFVAAVQVLIYSGAITIIMLFGIMLTRHQDDGQSTGSPLRKAFALLGTVAFGAVMYIGIRTLDFGSEAVGLHDKNTEQIGIALYSKYVIPFELASVLLLVALIGAVILAKKDDKEAGE; via the coding sequence ATGAGTGGACAATATCTCGCATTTTTCGTTCTTGCGCTCATTGCGCTTGGCGGCGGCGTGTTTATGTTAAATTTAAACAAAGTTGTTCATATGGTCGTCGCGCTCGTTTTTACGTTCGTCAGTATCGCCGGCATTTACGTTCTTTTATCGGCTGAATTTGTAGCGGCCGTCCAAGTACTGATTTACTCTGGTGCGATTACAATTATTATGTTGTTCGGGATTATGCTTACGCGTCATCAAGATGACGGCCAATCGACAGGCAGCCCGCTTCGAAAAGCATTCGCCCTACTTGGTACGGTTGCTTTTGGTGCGGTGATGTACATCGGCATTCGCACGCTTGACTTTGGCAGCGAAGCGGTTGGGCTTCATGATAAAAATACGGAACAAATCGGAATCGCGCTCTATTCGAAGTACGTCATTCCGTTTGAACTTGCGTCCGTTTTATTGCTCGTCGCACTCATTGGCGCGGTCATTTTAGCGAAAAAAGATGATAAGGAGGCGGGAGAATGA
- the nuoH gene encoding NADH-quinone oxidoreductase subunit NuoH codes for MMEQLLQSTPSWTNVAIFFAIGVGLLLVVLGFVTYGILAERKVMGFMQGRIGPNQVGGRWGLLQTVADVLKLLLKEDTIPKAADRPLFILAPVIAFAPAFMVLAALPFTDALQFADIGVGLLYYIAVSGLTTIGVVTGAWASNNKYALLGGMRAAAQMISYEVPLVMSVIGVILLSGSLNLNDIVEAQKDVWFIVVQPIGFLVFLIAAVAELNRTPFDLPEAESELVAGFHVEYSGFRWAFFMLAEYVYFFAMAALTTVLFLGGWHPLPFLDFIPGAVWFALKFSLVVFLFIWFRITFPRVRADQLMEFGWKVLLPVALVNIFVTALVKQLFF; via the coding sequence ATGATGGAACAACTTTTGCAGTCGACGCCAAGCTGGACGAATGTCGCCATTTTCTTTGCGATTGGCGTTGGACTATTGCTCGTTGTATTAGGATTTGTCACGTATGGCATTTTAGCGGAACGAAAAGTGATGGGATTTATGCAAGGCCGCATCGGTCCGAACCAAGTTGGAGGACGCTGGGGGTTGCTGCAAACGGTGGCTGACGTGTTAAAGCTATTGTTAAAAGAAGATACGATTCCAAAAGCAGCCGATCGCCCGTTGTTTATTTTAGCACCGGTCATCGCGTTTGCCCCTGCATTTATGGTGCTTGCCGCACTGCCGTTTACCGATGCGTTGCAATTTGCTGATATTGGCGTCGGGCTATTGTATTACATCGCCGTTTCCGGATTAACGACAATCGGAGTGGTGACAGGCGCATGGGCATCGAACAACAAATATGCCCTGCTTGGCGGCATGCGCGCAGCTGCGCAAATGATTTCATACGAAGTGCCGCTTGTCATGTCTGTCATTGGTGTCATTTTGTTGTCGGGAAGCTTAAACTTAAACGACATTGTCGAAGCGCAAAAAGATGTATGGTTTATCGTTGTCCAGCCGATCGGCTTTCTCGTTTTTCTTATTGCCGCTGTGGCGGAGTTAAACCGAACGCCGTTTGACTTGCCGGAAGCGGAATCGGAACTTGTTGCAGGATTCCATGTTGAATATTCTGGATTCCGCTGGGCGTTTTTTATGCTCGCAGAGTACGTGTACTTTTTTGCGATGGCAGCATTAACGACGGTGCTCTTTTTAGGAGGATGGCATCCGCTTCCGTTTCTCGACTTTATTCCAGGGGCCGTTTGGTTTGCGTTAAAGTTTAGTCTTGTCGTCTTCTTATTTATTTGGTTTCGCATTACGTTTCCGCGTGTGCGTGCCGATCAATTGATGGAGTTTGGTTGGAAAGTGTTATTGCCTGTTGCGCTCGTCAATATTTTTGTCACAGCTCTTGTGAAACAACTATTTTTTTAA
- a CDS encoding NuoB/complex I 20 kDa subunit family protein: MDVKLLNVSDQEMEEMRRNVFLTTLEQLKAWARSNSLWPLTFGLACCAIEMMGVGSSHYDLDRFGSFFRTSPRQSDVMIVSGTVTKKMAPIVRRLYDQMPEPKWVIAMGSCATAGGPYVKSYCVVKGVDQIVPVDVYIPGCPPNPAALIYGINKLKEKIRYEAKTGKKVL, from the coding sequence ATGGATGTAAAATTATTGAACGTATCAGATCAAGAAATGGAAGAAATGCGTCGCAACGTTTTTTTAACGACGTTAGAACAGCTCAAAGCATGGGCGCGCAGCAACTCATTATGGCCGCTCACGTTCGGTCTTGCCTGTTGTGCGATTGAAATGATGGGGGTTGGCTCTTCGCATTACGATTTAGATCGTTTTGGTTCTTTTTTCCGTACGTCGCCTCGCCAATCCGACGTCATGATCGTCTCAGGAACGGTGACGAAAAAAATGGCGCCAATCGTTCGCCGTTTATATGATCAAATGCCTGAACCGAAATGGGTGATTGCGATGGGTTCTTGTGCGACAGCAGGTGGGCCGTATGTAAAATCGTATTGCGTCGTAAAAGGTGTCGATCAAATTGTACCGGTTGACGTATATATTCCAGGCTGTCCGCCAAATCCAGCTGCATTAATTTATGGCATTAACAAACTGAAAGAAAAAATTCGCTACGAAGCGAAAACAGGAAAGAAGGTGCTGTAA
- the nuoL gene encoding NADH-quinone oxidoreductase subunit L, giving the protein MMENAWLIPLFPFVSFVVLLVVGKQLKERSAYVGMLLTLLSLVFALGTLYERWTELTYKQAYTWLTIGDVHLTVGFEVNALNALMLVVVSLVSFLVHTYAKGYMHGDERFPVFYAYLGLFTFAMLGLVVSPNLLQTYIFWELVGLGSFLLIGFYFYKEEAKAAAKKAFIMTRIGDVGLLIGMILLFLEVKSFEYEAIFAALQQGDVSTTIMTLSAILIFIGAIGKSGQFPFHTWLPDAMEGPTPVSALIHAATMVAAGVYLVATLFPLYEASEVAMTTVAYVGGFTAIFAASIGLVQTDIKRVLAYSTVSQLGYMMLALGSAGYVAGVFHLMTHAFFKALLFLAAGSVIHAVHTQNIEQMGGLWKKMKWTAPLFLIGTLAISGFPFFSGFFSKDEILIAAWTHGHVGLFVVAVIAAFFTAFYMFRLFFLVFAGEARTANDGVHESPMVMVFPMIVLGALAVVSGYVQTPWGAFLGEWLTEGTNWHAHMEGPSWIMIVATVVSLCGIALAWLIYGKRAIARDWLSSRFPMTYNVLMNKYYIDEFYGLTVIRATSFISLLFEYIDRFLIEGVAQLFAATARGIGRIGSRLQNGQVQMYGTVTIVALAILVVIFAVTGGYL; this is encoded by the coding sequence ATGATGGAAAACGCATGGCTCATACCGCTTTTTCCGTTCGTCTCGTTTGTTGTGCTGCTTGTTGTGGGCAAGCAGTTAAAAGAACGAAGCGCGTATGTCGGAATGTTGTTGACGCTTCTTTCGCTCGTCTTCGCCCTCGGGACGTTGTACGAGCGCTGGACGGAGCTAACATATAAACAAGCATACACATGGTTGACAATTGGGGATGTGCATTTGACTGTCGGCTTTGAAGTGAACGCACTCAATGCGCTCATGCTCGTTGTTGTATCGCTTGTTAGCTTTCTCGTACATACGTATGCGAAAGGATATATGCACGGTGATGAGCGCTTCCCGGTATTTTATGCCTACTTAGGTTTGTTTACATTCGCGATGCTCGGGCTCGTCGTATCACCAAATTTACTGCAAACGTATATTTTTTGGGAACTTGTCGGTCTCGGCTCGTTCTTACTCATCGGATTTTATTTTTACAAAGAAGAAGCGAAAGCTGCGGCGAAAAAAGCGTTTATTATGACGCGCATCGGGGATGTTGGCTTATTGATCGGCATGATTTTATTGTTCCTTGAAGTAAAAAGTTTTGAATATGAAGCTATTTTTGCTGCGTTACAACAAGGGGATGTTTCAACGACAATCATGACGTTAAGCGCCATTCTCATTTTTATCGGTGCGATCGGGAAATCCGGTCAATTTCCGTTTCATACGTGGCTTCCAGATGCGATGGAAGGGCCGACGCCTGTCTCGGCATTAATTCATGCGGCAACGATGGTTGCTGCCGGGGTATATTTAGTTGCGACGCTGTTTCCGCTTTACGAAGCAAGTGAAGTTGCGATGACGACCGTTGCTTACGTCGGAGGATTTACCGCCATTTTTGCAGCGTCCATCGGCTTAGTGCAAACGGATATTAAACGCGTGCTTGCCTATTCGACTGTTAGCCAGCTCGGTTACATGATGTTAGCGCTCGGCTCTGCTGGGTACGTGGCAGGCGTCTTTCACTTAATGACACACGCCTTTTTTAAAGCGCTCCTTTTCTTAGCGGCAGGTAGTGTCATTCATGCGGTGCATACGCAAAACATTGAACAAATGGGCGGGTTATGGAAAAAAATGAAATGGACCGCTCCGCTCTTTTTAATCGGAACGTTAGCTATTAGCGGATTTCCGTTTTTCTCAGGCTTTTTCAGCAAAGATGAAATTTTAATTGCGGCGTGGACGCACGGGCATGTCGGTTTATTTGTTGTCGCTGTTATCGCTGCCTTTTTCACAGCGTTTTATATGTTTCGTTTATTTTTCCTCGTGTTTGCCGGAGAAGCGCGGACGGCAAATGATGGTGTACACGAATCACCGATGGTCATGGTGTTTCCGATGATCGTCCTCGGTGCGTTGGCCGTCGTTTCGGGTTACGTTCAAACACCGTGGGGAGCGTTTTTAGGCGAGTGGTTGACAGAAGGAACGAACTGGCATGCACATATGGAAGGTCCGAGTTGGATTATGATTGTAGCGACCGTTGTTTCTTTATGCGGAATTGCTCTTGCATGGCTCATATATGGTAAACGTGCCATTGCTCGCGACTGGCTATCGTCACGTTTTCCAATGACGTACAATGTGCTCATGAACAAATATTACATCGATGAGTTTTACGGATTGACAGTCATCCGTGCAACGTCATTCATTAGTTTATTGTTTGAGTATATCGACCGTTTCCTCATCGAAGGAGTGGCTCAACTATTTGCTGCAACAGCGCGCGGCATTGGACGCATCGGCTCACGTTTACAAAACGGTCAAGTACAAATGTACGGTACGGTGACGATTGTTGCTTTAGCGATTCTCGTCGTCATTTTTGCGGTGACAGGGGGGTATTTATAA
- the nuoI gene encoding NADH-quinone oxidoreductase subunit NuoI: MLGLMKGLAYTLKNLTKEKVTYDYPNEPLPLPDRFRGIQKFYPEKCIVCNQCANICPTDCIQLTGKKHPDPTKKGKIIDTYDINFEICILCDLCTEVCPTEAIVMTNNFELAEYSRDELFKDLTWLDENDTNVRKVNKP, encoded by the coding sequence ATGCTCGGTTTAATGAAAGGATTAGCGTATACGCTGAAAAACTTAACAAAAGAAAAAGTGACGTACGATTATCCGAATGAACCGCTTCCGCTTCCGGATCGCTTTCGCGGCATTCAAAAGTTTTATCCGGAAAAATGTATCGTTTGTAATCAGTGCGCAAACATTTGCCCGACCGACTGTATTCAGCTGACGGGCAAAAAACATCCGGATCCGACGAAAAAAGGAAAAATTATTGATACGTATGACATTAACTTTGAAATTTGTATTTTATGCGATTTATGTACGGAAGTATGTCCGACTGAGGCGATTGTGATGACGAACAACTTTGAATTAGCGGAATATAGCCGCGATGAATTATTTAAAGATTTAACGTGGCTTGATGAAAACGATACGAACGTGCGGAAGGTGAATAAGCCATGA
- a CDS encoding F0F1 ATP synthase subunit epsilon, with the protein MKTIKVSVVTPDGPVYEADVEMVSAKAQSGELGVLPGHIPMVAPLEIGAVRLKKGNATELVAVSGGFLEVRPDRVTILAQAAERAESIDVARAKAAKERAERRLQAKQDDIDHKRAELALRRAINRLNVANRNF; encoded by the coding sequence ATGAAGACGATTAAAGTCAGTGTCGTAACTCCGGACGGCCCAGTGTATGAAGCGGATGTGGAAATGGTAAGCGCTAAAGCGCAAAGCGGCGAACTCGGCGTGTTGCCAGGGCACATTCCGATGGTCGCACCGCTAGAAATTGGCGCGGTTCGTTTAAAAAAAGGAAACGCGACTGAGCTCGTGGCGGTGAGCGGTGGCTTTTTAGAAGTTCGCCCTGATCGTGTGACGATTTTAGCGCAAGCAGCAGAACGAGCAGAAAGTATTGACGTTGCGCGCGCAAAAGCGGCGAAAGAGCGGGCTGAACGCCGCTTGCAAGCGAAACAAGATGATATTGATCATAAACGGGCGGAATTAGCTTTACGTCGTGCGATTAACCGTTTAAATGTTGCGAATCGCAATTTTTAA
- a CDS encoding NADH-quinone oxidoreductase subunit A, translating into MCIKSQRGGTSLNVYVNSYVVVFVFLCLGILLPIVALTAGRFLRPHAPNAAKQTTYESGLDPFHDSRVQFNIRYYIFALLFVIFDVETVFLYPWAVAFEKLGAFALIEMLIFVVMLLIGLVYAWKKKVLKWM; encoded by the coding sequence ATGTGTATAAAGTCACAAAGGGGTGGGACATCGTTGAACGTTTATGTAAACAGTTATGTAGTCGTCTTTGTGTTTCTTTGTTTAGGCATTTTACTTCCAATCGTTGCACTCACGGCGGGGCGTTTTCTTCGTCCACATGCGCCAAATGCAGCGAAACAAACAACGTACGAAAGCGGATTAGATCCGTTCCACGATTCACGCGTGCAGTTTAACATACGGTATTACATTTTTGCGTTATTGTTCGTCATTTTTGACGTAGAGACTGTATTTTTATATCCGTGGGCGGTGGCGTTTGAAAAGCTTGGTGCATTTGCGCTCATTGAAATGCTCATTTTCGTCGTCATGTTGTTGATTGGACTTGTGTATGCTTGGAAGAAGAAGGTGTTAAAATGGATGTAA
- a CDS encoding NADH-quinone oxidoreductase subunit D, with protein MLRTEEMLLNVGPQHPSTHGVFRLVLKIDGEIIKEATPVIGYLHRGTEKIAENLQYTQIIPYTDRMDYLSAMTNNYVICHAVETMMGIEVPERAEYLRVLAMELGRIASHLVWWGTYLLDIGAVSPFLYAFREREMIINLLNELSGARLTFNYMRVGGVKWDAPDGWIDKVKQFVPYMRKQLEGYHELVTGNEIFRNRVIGVGKYTKEEALAYSLSGVNLRCTGVKWDLRKDEPYSIYDRFDFDVPVRTEGDCFARYECRLAEIEQSLRIIEQACEQFPDDGEIMAKVPKIIKAPPGEAYVRIESPRGEIGCYIASDGKKEPYRLKFRRPSFYNLQILPKLLKGENIANLIAILGAIDIVLGEVDG; from the coding sequence GTGCTGAGAACAGAGGAGATGCTTTTAAACGTCGGACCGCAACATCCGAGCACACACGGCGTGTTTCGTCTCGTGTTAAAAATCGATGGGGAAATCATTAAGGAAGCGACTCCTGTCATCGGTTATCTTCATCGCGGGACAGAAAAAATCGCAGAAAATTTGCAGTATACACAAATCATCCCATACACTGATCGCATGGACTATTTATCAGCGATGACGAACAACTACGTCATTTGTCACGCAGTAGAGACGATGATGGGCATTGAAGTGCCGGAGCGTGCCGAGTATTTACGCGTGCTTGCGATGGAGCTCGGTCGCATTGCGAGCCACCTCGTTTGGTGGGGAACGTATTTGCTTGATATTGGTGCAGTCAGTCCGTTTTTATATGCGTTTCGTGAGCGGGAAATGATTATTAATCTATTAAATGAACTATCAGGTGCGCGCTTAACGTTTAACTACATGCGTGTGGGCGGCGTGAAATGGGATGCGCCAGACGGATGGATTGATAAAGTAAAACAGTTCGTTCCATATATGCGCAAACAGCTAGAAGGCTACCATGAACTTGTCACGGGAAATGAAATTTTCCGCAACCGTGTCATCGGAGTTGGCAAGTACACGAAAGAAGAGGCGTTAGCATATTCGCTAAGCGGCGTCAATTTGCGTTGTACTGGTGTGAAATGGGATTTACGAAAAGATGAACCATATTCTATTTATGATCGATTTGATTTCGATGTTCCTGTACGTACAGAAGGAGATTGTTTTGCGCGCTATGAGTGCCGACTTGCTGAAATTGAACAATCGCTTCGTATTATCGAGCAGGCGTGCGAGCAGTTTCCAGATGACGGCGAGATTATGGCGAAAGTGCCGAAAATTATTAAAGCGCCACCGGGAGAAGCGTATGTGCGCATCGAGTCACCGCGTGGGGAAATCGGTTGTTATATTGCGAGCGACGGGAAAAAAGAGCCGTATCGCTTAAAATTCCGTCGACCGTCATTTTATAATTTACAAATCCTTCCAAAACTATTAAAAGGGGAAAATATCGCGAATTTAATTGCGATACTTGGCGCGATTGATATCGTGCTTGGGGAGGTCGATGGATGA